A DNA window from Novosphingobium sp. RL4 contains the following coding sequences:
- a CDS encoding phage portal protein, with translation MTKRNRARHMSRRESAEASKGAIVAANDNRGAVQAFTFGDPEPVLSRATMLDMLECYHNQRWYEPPISLHGLARAFRASPHHSSAIILKRNMLAASLEPTQWLSRGTFRGMVQDYLVMGNAFAQEVRNRLGGLLRLDHSLAKYTRRGVQAGHFWWVPGGEPEAEFEPGTVHQLLAPDVNQEIYGLPEYLSALQSALLNENATLFRRRYYENGSHAGYILYATGEFADGDIDSMRDALKRSKGPGNFRNLFVHSPGGKDGGIKILPIAEVGAKDEFLGIKNTTRDDVLAAHRVPPQLLGIVPANAGGFGDVTKATDAFFELEIEPLQSVFLELNDVLGIEAVRFRERVKAA, from the coding sequence ATGACCAAGCGCAACCGTGCACGCCACATGAGCCGCCGCGAATCGGCGGAGGCGTCGAAGGGCGCTATTGTCGCGGCGAACGATAATCGCGGTGCCGTGCAGGCCTTCACGTTCGGCGATCCCGAACCGGTACTGAGCCGGGCCACGATGCTGGACATGCTGGAGTGCTATCACAACCAGCGCTGGTACGAGCCCCCGATCTCATTGCATGGCCTTGCCCGGGCATTCCGGGCTTCGCCTCACCATTCGAGTGCGATCATCCTGAAGCGCAACATGCTGGCCGCGAGCCTTGAGCCGACCCAGTGGCTGAGCCGGGGCACTTTCAGGGGCATGGTGCAGGACTATCTCGTAATGGGGAACGCGTTCGCGCAGGAGGTTCGCAATCGCCTGGGGGGTTTGCTGCGCCTCGATCATTCGCTTGCGAAGTACACGCGGCGCGGTGTGCAGGCGGGGCATTTCTGGTGGGTGCCGGGAGGGGAGCCGGAAGCAGAATTCGAGCCGGGAACCGTTCACCAGCTGTTGGCGCCGGACGTCAACCAGGAGATCTATGGCTTGCCGGAATACCTGTCAGCGTTGCAGTCGGCGCTGCTCAACGAGAACGCGACGCTGTTCCGTCGCCGCTATTACGAGAACGGCAGCCACGCAGGCTATATCCTCTACGCGACCGGGGAGTTCGCCGATGGCGACATAGACAGCATGCGTGACGCGCTGAAGCGGTCAAAGGGGCCGGGCAATTTCCGTAACCTGTTCGTGCATTCGCCAGGTGGCAAGGACGGCGGGATCAAGATCCTGCCGATTGCGGAGGTGGGCGCAAAGGACGAGTTCCTCGGCATCAAGAACACGACGCGCGACGATGTGCTGGCTGCACACCGTGTGCCGCCCCAGCTGCTGGGCATCGTGCCCGCCAATGCGGGCGGCTTCGGAGACGTGACGAAGGCGACCGACGCGTTCTTCGAACTTGAGATCGAGCCGCTCCAGTCCGTGTTCCTTGAACTGAACGACGTACTCGGCATTGAGGCCGTCCGGTTCCGGGAGCGGGTTAAGGCGGCTTAG
- a CDS encoding BrnA antitoxin family protein: MTDPKHAAPGYTRADMDAVSNNPELTAEDFARAMPFAEAFPDLAKTIRARGPQKAPKKVSTTLRLSPEVIEHFKSGGPGWQSRIDAALKDWVAAH, encoded by the coding sequence ATGACCGACCCGAAACACGCCGCTCCCGGATACACCAGGGCCGATATGGATGCGGTCAGCAATAACCCCGAATTGACAGCCGAGGACTTCGCGAGGGCAATGCCTTTCGCTGAGGCCTTCCCGGACCTCGCAAAGACGATTCGCGCGCGCGGTCCGCAGAAGGCCCCAAAAAAGGTCAGCACCACACTGCGCCTTTCGCCCGAGGTGATCGAGCATTTCAAATCCGGCGGCCCCGGTTGGCAGTCGCGGATCGATGCAGCCCTCAAGGATTGGGTGGCTGCGCACTGA
- a CDS encoding type II toxin-antitoxin system RelE/ParE family toxin, giving the protein METQQTPDFINWFSSLRDSKAKSKIAGRIARIQLGLIGETKSVGDGVSEARIDFGPGYRLYYTRRGERLIILLVGGDKSTQRRDIAKAKEMAAQIP; this is encoded by the coding sequence ATGGAAACGCAGCAGACCCCCGACTTCATCAACTGGTTTTCCTCGCTGCGCGACAGCAAGGCCAAGTCGAAGATCGCGGGCCGCATCGCTCGAATTCAACTTGGCCTCATCGGGGAAACCAAGTCGGTAGGGGATGGCGTTTCCGAAGCTCGTATCGACTTCGGCCCGGGATACCGCCTTTACTACACTCGCCGGGGCGAACGTCTGATCATCCTGCTGGTCGGGGGAGACAAGTCCACCCAGCGGCGGGATATCGCAAAGGCAAAAGAAATGGCGGCCCAGATACCCTGA
- a CDS encoding DUF6438 domain-containing protein, with protein sequence MMKGGLAWRSAAALSLLLACSGSTHEVERVGIYYLQSERLSGPETVNGYGSANVGVLVTIDVKGHVIDARVGDNFYKLDPKPALEAARKWTFKPQSFDGHPVQAVGFITINYEAAETAPDPKVPFPEGSPQDTEVTLRRTACYGSCPDYEVSIRGDGRVRFSSNYPRFPGSAADVHRAFNGYNVLWPGPHETNVEPEAAAALFQKFRDAHFMGMKPDYTAGVTDSPTYELTLRVGTTSKVVVDYVGRSVGMPRSMTQLEDAVDTLAQTDRWIRGNGGTVALLKQQRFDFTSQAGADLVQSAIRLAQASLGRNDPTDLVRAALASGVRLDALIKAGPQDNSPSSLALGVLIAEFAAERGDQKLFDRMAKQGYVSRIPKARLTALLAEGVGCNAPIARALVNAGADPKGQDNDGNALHIFRGTYGACGKASSRDRAAMARTLITLGVPLEGRDSLDWTPLMGTSDLAVTKVLIEAGAKLDAKSNDGTTPVLSVDDDRIALTMLRAGANPRVKDPDGTLLAAAKRRHWPATLEWLAAHGIQ encoded by the coding sequence ATGATGAAGGGTGGCCTTGCATGGCGATCAGCAGCGGCACTGTCCCTGCTCTTAGCCTGTTCCGGATCGACGCACGAGGTCGAAAGGGTGGGCATCTACTATCTCCAATCGGAGCGCCTCTCCGGCCCGGAGACGGTCAATGGTTACGGATCAGCCAATGTCGGCGTCCTGGTGACCATTGACGTGAAAGGCCATGTCATCGACGCTCGGGTAGGAGACAACTTCTACAAGCTCGACCCCAAGCCAGCTCTTGAAGCTGCGCGGAAGTGGACATTCAAGCCTCAGTCGTTCGACGGGCATCCTGTCCAGGCAGTTGGCTTCATAACGATCAACTACGAAGCCGCCGAAACTGCTCCTGACCCGAAAGTCCCGTTCCCGGAAGGTAGCCCTCAGGATACCGAGGTTACGCTGCGAAGGACCGCCTGTTACGGATCGTGCCCCGATTATGAGGTTTCGATCAGGGGAGATGGCCGCGTCCGTTTCTCCAGCAATTATCCTCGCTTTCCCGGAAGCGCCGCCGACGTGCATCGTGCATTCAACGGGTACAATGTACTCTGGCCCGGCCCTCATGAAACGAACGTCGAGCCTGAAGCGGCTGCCGCCTTGTTCCAGAAATTTCGAGATGCGCACTTCATGGGGATGAAGCCGGATTACACGGCCGGCGTCACGGATAGTCCGACCTATGAACTCACCCTGAGAGTCGGCACAACCTCCAAGGTGGTGGTCGATTACGTGGGCCGGTCTGTCGGCATGCCTCGGAGCATGACCCAACTCGAGGATGCCGTGGATACTCTGGCTCAGACAGATCGGTGGATTCGGGGCAACGGCGGTACTGTCGCTCTACTCAAGCAGCAGCGGTTCGACTTCACTTCTCAAGCCGGCGCAGACCTCGTTCAAAGTGCCATAAGGCTTGCGCAAGCCTCACTCGGAAGGAATGATCCGACAGACCTTGTCCGAGCTGCTCTTGCCTCCGGAGTTCGTTTGGACGCTCTCATTAAGGCCGGACCGCAGGATAATTCCCCTTCTTCGCTGGCTCTTGGCGTTCTGATCGCCGAATTTGCGGCAGAGAGGGGAGATCAAAAGCTGTTCGACCGGATGGCAAAGCAGGGCTATGTTTCACGGATACCCAAGGCACGGTTGACGGCTCTGCTTGCCGAGGGAGTCGGCTGCAACGCCCCGATAGCTCGGGCCCTGGTGAATGCCGGTGCCGACCCCAAAGGGCAGGATAATGACGGGAATGCCCTGCACATATTTCGCGGAACCTATGGGGCTTGCGGGAAGGCTTCCAGCCGGGACCGTGCTGCAATGGCGCGCACCCTGATCACGCTTGGCGTTCCACTGGAGGGACGCGATAGCCTGGACTGGACTCCGCTCATGGGAACCAGCGATCTGGCGGTGACGAAAGTTCTCATCGAAGCGGGGGCGAAGCTGGACGCCAAGTCCAATGACGGCACCACACCTGTCCTTTCAGTGGATGACGACCGCATCGCACTCACAATGTTGCGGGCAGGCGCCAACCCCCGCGTGAAGGACCCAGACGGAACCCTTCTGGCTGCCGCGAAAAGGCGTCATTGGCCTGCCACTTTGGAATGGCTCGCTGCGCATGGGATACAGTGA
- a CDS encoding terminase large subunit domain-containing protein, which translates to MSTNATLPDPLASAWKFDPRRHARSLYWRGWGVTQIADEFALHGVTNDQGKAIPRPTIESWRQRDKWDEAPSIKKIEDGLEIRLLTLIAKEKKTSADLVEMDALNRSIESLARVRRFEQPGGHSGDLNEKVGNRNAGPRKAPKKNHFTEEQAEELKRIFLDGCFDYQLRWWKEKDQRTRMILKSRQIGATYFFAFEALMDAIETGRNQIFLSASKAQAHQFRSYIVSFAKLVGVSLAGDPMVISSDLRPQEEAGAELHFLGTNFRTAQGRSGNFYFDEFFWVHSFEELNKVASGMATHKKWRKTYFSTPSTIAHPAYPYWTGERRNKRRKKADRIEIDVSHQALAAGSVGPDRVWRHIVNIRDADLAGCDLFDIEELEDEYAADEFANLYMCEFVDDSLSAFKFNDLIGCGCDSLVEWEDFNPEAARPYGNRAVWAGYDPQSSETGDNAALVIAAPPLSEGGTFRILERHPLRGQDFEEQAAFIKAMLGRYNCTYLGVDATGVGAGVYQLLAKPGALPGCSVAKIEYSLEVKAGMIMKAQNVIRRGRLAFDSGYLDLVSAFVSIKKTLTTSGRNVTFKAGRGGEDGHADLAWATMHILMNEPLDGKEKPKSTMEIIE; encoded by the coding sequence ATGAGCACAAACGCGACCCTTCCCGACCCGCTGGCTTCCGCATGGAAGTTCGATCCGCGCCGCCATGCCCGCAGCCTATACTGGCGGGGGTGGGGCGTGACGCAGATTGCGGACGAGTTCGCGCTGCACGGCGTGACCAACGACCAGGGCAAGGCGATCCCCCGCCCGACGATCGAATCGTGGCGCCAGCGCGACAAGTGGGACGAGGCGCCGTCGATCAAGAAGATCGAGGACGGCCTTGAAATCCGGCTGCTGACGCTGATCGCGAAGGAAAAGAAGACGAGCGCGGACCTCGTCGAGATGGACGCGCTCAACAGGTCGATCGAGAGCCTGGCCCGCGTCCGGCGTTTCGAGCAGCCGGGCGGCCATAGCGGTGACCTCAACGAGAAGGTCGGCAATCGCAACGCCGGGCCGCGCAAGGCGCCGAAAAAGAACCATTTCACCGAAGAGCAGGCCGAGGAACTCAAGCGCATCTTCCTCGACGGGTGCTTCGATTATCAGCTGCGCTGGTGGAAGGAGAAGGATCAGCGCACCCGCATGATCCTGAAGTCGCGCCAGATCGGCGCCACCTATTTCTTCGCCTTCGAAGCGCTGATGGACGCGATCGAGACCGGGCGGAACCAGATCTTTCTGTCAGCGTCGAAGGCGCAGGCCCACCAGTTCCGGTCGTACATCGTCAGCTTCGCCAAGCTGGTGGGCGTATCGCTGGCGGGCGATCCGATGGTCATTTCGTCGGATCTGCGCCCGCAGGAGGAGGCCGGGGCCGAACTGCACTTCCTCGGCACGAACTTCCGCACCGCGCAGGGCCGCAGCGGCAACTTCTACTTCGACGAATTCTTCTGGGTCCATTCGTTCGAGGAGCTCAACAAGGTCGCATCGGGCATGGCGACGCACAAGAAGTGGCGCAAAACCTACTTCTCGACGCCATCGACGATCGCGCATCCCGCCTATCCCTACTGGACCGGCGAGCGCCGCAACAAGCGCCGGAAAAAGGCCGACCGGATCGAAATCGACGTCAGCCACCAGGCACTTGCCGCCGGCAGCGTCGGACCGGACCGGGTGTGGCGGCACATCGTCAACATCCGCGATGCGGATCTCGCGGGCTGCGACCTGTTCGATATCGAGGAGCTTGAGGACGAGTACGCGGCCGACGAGTTCGCGAACCTCTACATGTGCGAGTTCGTCGACGACAGCCTGTCCGCTTTCAAGTTCAACGACCTGATCGGGTGCGGCTGCGATAGCCTGGTCGAATGGGAGGACTTCAACCCGGAAGCGGCGCGGCCATATGGCAATCGCGCGGTCTGGGCGGGATACGATCCGCAGTCGAGCGAGACCGGCGACAACGCCGCGCTGGTGATCGCCGCGCCGCCGCTGTCGGAGGGCGGGACGTTTCGTATCCTCGAACGCCACCCGTTGCGCGGTCAGGACTTCGAAGAACAGGCCGCCTTCATCAAGGCGATGCTGGGCCGGTACAACTGCACCTATCTGGGCGTTGACGCGACCGGCGTTGGCGCCGGTGTCTATCAGCTGCTGGCCAAGCCGGGTGCGCTGCCGGGCTGTTCCGTCGCCAAGATCGAATACTCGCTGGAAGTGAAGGCGGGCATGATCATGAAGGCGCAGAACGTGATCCGGCGCGGGCGTCTGGCGTTCGACAGTGGCTACCTTGATCTCGTCTCTGCCTTCGTCTCGATCAAGAAGACGCTGACCACCAGCGGGCGAAACGTCACTTTCAAGGCCGGGCGCGGCGGTGAGGACGGGCACGCCGACCTCGCCTGGGCGACCATGCACATCCTCATGAACGAACCGCTCGACGGGAAGGAAAAGCCCAAGAGCACGATGGAGATTATCGAATGA
- a CDS encoding tyrosine-type recombinase/integrase — protein sequence MALKELEVKYAAIRSRAYKLTDGGGLHLFVQPNGSKLWRMKYRFGGKEKLLSFGKYPDVPLAAARTKRDEARASLAEGRDPGAVQAEEQRAAERTFEKVARDWHANRASGLNAAHAQRVISRMERDVFLAIGHRPLTEISVPEILDMIRKIEARGGLSISAGAPTNA from the coding sequence ATGGCCCTCAAGGAACTTGAAGTTAAATACGCGGCGATCCGGAGCCGCGCATATAAGCTGACGGACGGCGGCGGATTGCATCTGTTCGTGCAGCCAAACGGCTCGAAGCTGTGGCGTATGAAGTACCGATTCGGCGGCAAGGAAAAGCTGCTGAGCTTCGGAAAATATCCCGACGTTCCGCTCGCCGCGGCGCGGACCAAGCGTGACGAGGCAAGGGCCAGCCTTGCCGAGGGGCGAGATCCGGGGGCGGTGCAGGCGGAGGAACAGCGGGCAGCAGAGCGTACCTTCGAAAAGGTCGCGCGCGATTGGCACGCCAATCGCGCCAGCGGATTGAATGCCGCCCACGCCCAGCGGGTAATCAGCCGGATGGAAAGGGATGTCTTTCTTGCGATCGGTCACCGTCCTCTCACTGAGATATCCGTCCCCGAGATTCTGGACATGATCAGAAAGATCGAGGCGAGGGGGGGGCTCTCGATATCAGCCGGCGCGCCAACCAATGCGTGA
- a CDS encoding GPO family capsid scaffolding protein yields MAKSKFFRVAVEGATVDGRVIERAWLEQMAANYDPATYTARINCEHIAGYSPEKPFNAYGSVLSLKTEEVELTIGGEKKTLLALYAEIDANDQLLAINKANQKLFTSCEIHPSFANTKEAYLVGLAVTDQPASLGTEPLKFAAMSRPNVFSTAHETMIEIEPSLDGATIAEATRSGFIAAFATLFKSDKPKEPATPPPAPAPANDNTPDIERFAAVMGEQVAAAVKPSNDAVTALATRFDALEAKLTAEEKPHNFKRSPATGGGNAVVTDC; encoded by the coding sequence ATGGCCAAGAGCAAGTTTTTCCGCGTCGCCGTCGAAGGCGCCACCGTCGATGGCCGCGTCATCGAGCGTGCATGGCTGGAGCAGATGGCCGCCAACTACGACCCGGCGACCTACACAGCGCGCATCAACTGCGAGCACATCGCCGGCTACAGCCCGGAAAAGCCGTTCAATGCGTATGGCTCGGTCCTGTCGCTCAAAACCGAAGAAGTCGAACTGACGATCGGCGGCGAGAAGAAAACTCTTCTGGCGCTCTACGCCGAGATCGATGCCAACGATCAGCTACTCGCGATCAACAAGGCCAACCAGAAGCTGTTCACCAGCTGCGAGATTCACCCTTCCTTCGCCAACACCAAGGAAGCCTACCTCGTCGGCCTTGCCGTCACCGATCAGCCCGCTTCGCTCGGCACCGAGCCGCTCAAGTTCGCTGCCATGTCGCGCCCGAACGTCTTCTCCACGGCGCACGAAACGATGATCGAGATCGAGCCGTCGCTCGACGGCGCAACCATCGCCGAAGCGACCAGGTCCGGTTTCATTGCCGCGTTCGCCACGCTCTTCAAGTCGGACAAGCCCAAGGAACCTGCTACCCCGCCCCCTGCCCCGGCTCCCGCCAACGACAACACTCCCGACATCGAACGCTTCGCCGCCGTGATGGGCGAACAGGTGGCCGCCGCCGTCAAGCCGTCGAACGATGCCGTGACGGCACTCGCCACCCGCTTCGACGCGCTGGAGGCGAAGCTCACGGCTGAAGAGAAGCCACACAACTTCAAGCGCTCCCCGGCCACCGGCGGCGGGAACGCGGTCGTCACCGACTGCTGA
- a CDS encoding helix-turn-helix domain-containing protein, with the protein MFQFRDAYRDTVLAYADQVRKPGKTLPVSLNALQVLKAVFAFMDGKTGRCDPSLDSLAKRSRLSRRTVVRQLEVLRKENLINWVRRTVKTDNAPGEGPKRQQTSNAYFIDLAKLPIEVARTLRQKLGDKLRETSRTLVGSGPVPSRIAGKTAKLLANIAGSLSAPGARERAERSSLAGGSMADRMAHMYRNDPVALREHEEMLGLSFGVSASANLALYPSPRTEERKD; encoded by the coding sequence ATGTTCCAGTTCCGCGATGCCTATCGCGACACCGTGCTTGCCTACGCCGATCAGGTGCGCAAACCAGGCAAGACACTGCCAGTCTCGCTGAACGCATTGCAGGTCCTCAAGGCCGTCTTCGCCTTCATGGACGGCAAGACGGGGCGCTGCGATCCGAGCCTGGACAGTCTCGCCAAGCGTAGTCGCCTTTCCCGGCGCACCGTGGTCCGCCAGTTGGAGGTTCTCCGCAAAGAGAACCTGATCAACTGGGTGCGCCGCACGGTGAAAACCGACAATGCACCGGGCGAAGGCCCCAAGCGCCAGCAGACCAGCAACGCCTATTTCATCGATCTTGCGAAGCTGCCTATCGAGGTCGCCCGCACGCTGCGCCAAAAGCTCGGCGACAAACTGCGTGAAACGAGCCGCACGTTGGTAGGCTCAGGCCCAGTGCCGTCCCGCATCGCCGGTAAGACAGCCAAACTGCTCGCGAACATCGCGGGTTCTCTCTCAGCCCCCGGAGCCCGCGAGCGCGCCGAACGAAGCTCGCTCGCGGGCGGATCGATGGCAGATCGCATGGCACACATGTACCGGAACGACCCTGTCGCACTGCGGGAGCATGAGGAAATGCTCGGCCTTTCTTTTGGGGTGAGTGCGAGTGCCAACTTGGCATTGTACCCCTCCCCCAGAACAGAAGAGAGAAAGGACTGA
- a CDS encoding SH3 domain-containing protein, translating to MAGRFPIGRRVNVFCLVLGSLLMVQCTGGLSSPDPSGSEDAELTEPAGAALAYDDGDTVYVSASTLRTRDAPSTKGHITGNFRSGDNVEIIKRSGEWLQVMKDARRVWISANHVSSSSPVTRQSFASRPSSTGVSTDDSGSGGGFSWFGKRCKKGKPCGNACISVNRVCHK from the coding sequence ATGGCGGGCCGCTTCCCCATCGGTCGCCGTGTGAACGTGTTCTGCCTGGTCCTGGGCTCGCTCCTCATGGTTCAGTGCACAGGTGGATTGTCATCTCCTGATCCGTCAGGCAGCGAGGATGCCGAACTGACGGAACCAGCAGGGGCTGCGCTAGCCTATGATGACGGCGATACCGTCTATGTCTCAGCGTCGACCCTTCGGACGCGCGACGCGCCTTCAACCAAAGGGCACATCACGGGAAACTTCCGCAGCGGCGATAACGTCGAGATCATCAAGCGGTCGGGCGAATGGCTCCAGGTCATGAAGGACGCCCGGCGCGTGTGGATCTCAGCGAACCATGTCTCCTCGTCATCACCTGTCACTCGCCAGTCCTTTGCCTCGCGCCCCTCATCGACAGGAGTATCAACTGACGACTCTGGCTCAGGCGGTGGATTTTCATGGTTCGGCAAACGCTGCAAAAAGGGAAAGCCCTGCGGCAACGCCTGCATTTCAGTCAATCGTGTCTGCCATAAGTGA
- a CDS encoding addiction module antidote protein — protein MAIELTRFDAAEHLTEPSDQAELLADAVATGDASVIASAIGIVARAHGMTDLARETGMKRQQLYRAFGPDGNPTLETMVKVLPALGLRMRIEAAA, from the coding sequence ATGGCTATCGAACTCACCCGCTTCGACGCGGCCGAACATCTCACTGAACCCAGCGACCAGGCTGAACTGCTGGCCGACGCAGTGGCCACTGGCGACGCGTCCGTGATCGCCAGCGCCATCGGCATCGTCGCCCGCGCTCACGGCATGACGGATCTCGCCCGTGAAACCGGCATGAAACGCCAGCAGCTCTATCGCGCATTCGGCCCTGACGGGAACCCGACGCTTGAGACCATGGTGAAGGTGCTACCTGCACTTGGCCTGAGAATGCGAATCGAGGCAGCGGCCTAA